A stretch of Mastomys coucha isolate ucsf_1 unplaced genomic scaffold, UCSF_Mcou_1 pScaffold3, whole genome shotgun sequence DNA encodes these proteins:
- the Znf365 gene encoding protein ZNF365: MQQTTFEESRYHWQDSLENVAVCLPFRCPRCGDHTRFRSLSSLRAHLEFSHSYEERTLLTKCSLLPSLKDTELLRSSELPKQGKLLRGHAKVTKQKPSYVNLYSISHGHSKDSKPFEMVAERPVSYVQTYTAVDIRADSLDAPRSSPGLPTQDTKAAFEAHVREKFNRMVEAVDRTIEKRIDKLTKELAQKTAELLEVRAAFVQLTQKKQEVQRRERALNKQVDVAVEMIAVLKQRLTESEEELLRKEEEVVTFNHFLEAAAEKEVQGKARLQDFIENLLQRVELAEKQLEYYQSQQPSGFSHVTSEHVLTDISSNRKPRCLSRGHQHSVCSHPELRAHFHLKGRSYLKKAKDERAGLQPAKAIHEQAESPREFFRPAKKGEHLGLSRKGNFRPKMAKKKPTAIVNII, encoded by the exons ATGCAACAGACGACTTTTGAGGAAAGCCGGTACCATTGGCAGGACTCGCTGGAGAATGTCGCTGTGTGCCTGCCCTTCCGCTGCCCGAGGTGTGGAGACCATACCAGATTTAGAAGCTTGTCGTCCCTGAGGGCCCATCTCGAATTCAGTCACAGCTATGAGGAGCGGACCCTCCTGACAAAATGCAGCCTCCTGCCTTCTCTCAAGGACACAGAGCTACTGAGGTCCTCGGAACTCCCGAAGCAGGGAAAACTCCTCCGGGGCCACGCAAAGGTGACCAAGCAGAAGCCGAGCTATGTTAACTTGTACAGCATCTCCCACGGGCACTCCAAGGACTCGAAACCCTTTGAGATGGTGGCAGAGAGGCCCGTGTCCTATGTGCAGACCTACACGGCTGTGGACATTCGGGCTGACTCTCTGGATGCTCCCCGGTCCAGCCCTGGGCTCCCCACGCAAGACACCAAAGCCGCTTTCGAGGCTCACGTGCGAGAAAAGTTCAATCGCATGGTAGAGGCTGTGGACAGGACCATCGAGAAGAGAATCGACAAACTCACCAAAGAGTTGGCCCAGAAAACCGCTGAACTGTTGGAAGTCCGGGCCGCCTTTGTGCAGCTAActcagaagaagcaagaagttcAGAGGCGAGAACGGGCCCTGAATAAACAGGTGGACGTGGCCGTGGAAATGATCGCGGTGCTGAAGCAGCGCCTGACGGAATCCGAGGAGGAGCTCCTGAGGAAAGAGGA AGAAGTGGTCACGTTCAACCATTTCCTGGAAGCAGCGGCTGAGAAGGAGGTCCAAGGAAAAGCGAGGCTCCAGGACTTTATTGAGAACCTGCTGCAACGGGTGGAACTAGCCGAGAAGCAGTTGGAGTATTATCAAAGCCAGCAGCCCTCCGGTTTCAGCCATGTCACTAGTGAGCACGTG CTCACAGACATCTCATCGAACAGGAAGCCCAGATGCCT AAGCCGAGGGCACCAGCATTCTGTTTGCAGCCATCCTGAGCTGAGGGCCCATTTCCATCTGAAGGGCAGAAGCTACTTGAAGAAAGCCAAGGATGAGCGAGCCGGGCTGCAGCCTGCCAAGGCCATTCACGAACAGGCTGAGTCTCCTAGAGAATTCTTCAGGCCAGCCAAGAAAGGGGAGCACCTAGGCCTGAGCCGGAAAGGGAACTTCAGACCCAAAATGGCTAAAAAGAAGCCTACAGCAATCGTGAACATCATCTAG